From a single Onychomys torridus chromosome 9, mOncTor1.1, whole genome shotgun sequence genomic region:
- the LOC118591432 gene encoding pulmonary surfactant-associated protein A, with protein MSLCSLAFALFFTVVAGIKCNGTEVCAGSPGIPGTPGNHGLPGRDGRDGIKGDPGPPGPMGPPGGMPGLPGRDGLPGAPGAPGERGDKGEPGERGLPGFPAYLDEELQNELYEIKHKILQLMGVLSLQGSMLSVGEKVFSTNGQSVNFDTIRETCTRAGGNIAVPRNPEENEAISSIVNKHNTYAYLGMVEDETPGDFQYLDGASVNYTNWYPGEPKGRGKEKCVEMYTDGTWNDRNCLQYRLAICEF; from the exons ATGTCACTGTGCTCTTTGGCCTTCGCCCTTTTCTTCACTGTCGTTGCTGGTATCAAGTGCAATGGGACAGAAGTATGTGCCGGAAGCCCTGGTATCCCTGGCACTCCTGGAAACCATGGCCTGCCTGGCAGAGATGGGAGAGATGGTATCAAAGGAGACCCTGGACCTCCAG GTCCCATGGGACCCCCTGGAGGAATGCCAGGTCTTCCTGGGCGTGATGGGCTGCCTGGAGCCCCTGGTGCACCTGGAGAACGTGGAGACAAGGGAGAACCTGGAGAAAGGGGTCTTCCAG GGTTTCCAGCTTACCTGGATGAGGAACTTCAGAATGAACTCTACGAGATCAAACATAAGATTTTGCAATTAATGGGAG TCCTCAGCTTGCAAGGATCCATGTTGTCAGTGGGAGAGAAGGTCTTCTCCACCAATGGGCAGTCAGTCAACTTTGATACCATTAGAGAAACATGTACCAGAGCAGGTGGCAACATTGCTGTCCCAAGGAATCCAGAGGAGAATGAGGCCATCTCAAGCATCGTGAACAAGCACAACACCTATGCCTACCTGGGCATGGTTGAAGATGAGACCCCTGGAGATTTCCAATACCTGGATGGGGCTTCTGTGAACTATACCAACTGGTACCCAGGAGAACCCAAGGGAAGGGGCAAAGAGAAGTGTGTAGAAATGTATACAGATGGGACCTGGAATGATAGGAACTGCCTGCAGTACCGGCTGGCCATTTGTGAGTTTTGA